Proteins found in one Acidimicrobiales bacterium genomic segment:
- a CDS encoding aldo/keto reductase, which yields MNYRTLGRTGIEVSSYCLGAMMFGAWGNPDRDDSIRIIHRALDAGINFVDTADVYSHGESEEIVGKALEGRRDNVVLASKVHYPMGDDPNHRGNSRRWITAAVESSLRRLQTDHLDLYQVHRPDPTVDVEETLSALSDLIHSGKVRAIGTSTFPASEIVEALWVAERRGLERFRTEQPPYSIINRSLERDVLPICQRYGIGTLVWSPLSQGLLTGRVRKGQQTDTHRSGGRPQHFSDERKLDVVEQLIPLAEKAGLPMTHLAMAFAIAHPGVTSAILGPRTVEQLDDLLAGADVTLDDEVLDRIDEIAPPGTDAGRNDVAYTPPAISSASLRRRPVAERSAA from the coding sequence ATGAACTACCGCACGCTGGGCAGGACCGGAATCGAGGTCAGCTCCTACTGTCTGGGCGCCATGATGTTCGGGGCCTGGGGTAATCCCGACCGCGACGACTCGATCCGGATCATCCACAGGGCCCTGGACGCAGGGATCAACTTCGTCGACACCGCCGACGTGTACTCCCACGGCGAATCCGAGGAAATCGTCGGCAAGGCGCTCGAGGGCCGTCGCGACAACGTCGTGCTTGCCAGCAAGGTGCACTACCCGATGGGCGACGATCCGAACCACCGAGGCAACTCACGGCGCTGGATCACCGCCGCAGTCGAGAGCTCGCTGCGCCGCCTGCAGACCGATCACCTCGACCTCTACCAGGTGCACCGCCCCGACCCGACGGTCGATGTGGAGGAGACTCTGTCGGCCCTGTCCGACCTGATCCACAGCGGCAAGGTGCGCGCTATCGGTACGTCGACCTTCCCGGCCTCTGAGATCGTCGAGGCGCTGTGGGTGGCCGAGCGGCGCGGCCTCGAGCGCTTCCGGACCGAGCAGCCGCCCTACTCGATCATCAACCGGAGCCTCGAACGCGACGTGCTGCCGATCTGTCAGCGCTACGGGATAGGCACGCTGGTCTGGAGCCCGCTCAGCCAGGGCCTGCTCACCGGCCGAGTCCGAAAGGGCCAGCAGACCGACACCCACCGGTCCGGCGGCAGGCCCCAGCACTTCAGCGACGAGCGTAAGCTCGACGTGGTCGAACAGCTCATCCCCCTCGCCGAGAAGGCCGGCCTGCCGATGACCCACCTCGCAATGGCCTTCGCGATCGCCCACCCGGGCGTCACCTCCGCCATCCTCGGGCCGCGCACCGTGGAACAGCTGGACGACCTGCTGGCCGGCGCCGATGTCACCCTCGACGACGAGGTCCTCGACCGGATCGACGAGATCGCTCCGCCCGGTACCGATGCGGGCCGCAACGACGTGGCCTACACGCCGCCGGCCATCTCGAGCGCGAGCCTGCGTCGCCGGCCAGTCGCCGAGCGCTCCGCCGCCTGA
- a CDS encoding DoxX family protein, with translation MALGRLVLRATVGGLMVGHGLQKLKGSFGGPGLEGTEQMMGSIGLHPAKHQAWAAALSETIGGGLTVAGFLTPLGPAMIIGSQAVAIQKVHAKNGVWITGGGYEYNVTIIAAALAQAFDGAGPVSLDGLFGRQRSGVGWGLVSLVLGLSGAAVTLSVADRFKPGESDATAAASTTDAARA, from the coding sequence ATGGCATTGGGGCGGCTTGTGTTGAGGGCGACGGTCGGGGGGCTGATGGTGGGTCATGGTCTCCAGAAGCTCAAGGGCAGCTTCGGTGGCCCCGGCCTCGAGGGCACCGAGCAGATGATGGGGTCGATCGGACTGCACCCCGCGAAGCACCAGGCCTGGGCCGCGGCCCTCAGCGAGACGATCGGCGGTGGCCTCACGGTCGCCGGTTTCCTCACTCCCCTGGGCCCGGCGATGATCATCGGGAGCCAGGCCGTGGCCATCCAAAAGGTGCATGCCAAGAATGGCGTCTGGATCACCGGCGGTGGCTACGAGTACAACGTGACGATCATCGCCGCCGCCCTGGCCCAGGCGTTCGATGGCGCCGGGCCGGTGTCGCTCGACGGCCTGTTCGGTAGGCAGCGCTCGGGGGTGGGGTGGGGGTTGGTGAGCCTGGTCCTCGGTCTCAGCGGAGCAGCCGTCACCTTGTCAGTGGCCGACAGGTTCAAGCCGGGTGAGAGCGACGCCACCGCCGCCGCCTCGA